A region of the Gemmatimonadota bacterium genome:
ATAACTGCTCCGCATGCCCAGGCGAATATCTGTTGCAGAGCCTGGCTGCCAATGATCTTGCACATACGCCGATAACAAATTGGGGGTCAGACGCAGATCGAATTGGCTTGAGCGATTAAATTCCTGATAAAATTCAAAATCGTAGTGCGTCGCCAAAAAGCCCCCGCTGATAGCGTGATCGCGTGCGGCAAACCAATCCACATCGCCTTTGATGGTAAAATCGCTAATACCGTTGGAAAGCAAGATGGGCGTATCGAGAATATTCAGCTCTATCTTACTGGCATAATTACTGCCCGCCACCACAAAATTGCCAAATAGCGCGGGCGAAAACACATGCGTCCACTTGCCCAAAAAAGCCGTATTCCCCCACCGAATGCCGAAATACGAATCCTCATCAACATCAAAAGTCAAATTGTCTCGACCAAAATATCCACTGATCTGCACCTTGTCATTATCCGAAAAATCCTGATTGAGCTTGGCATTTAAGTCGTAAAAATAATACGTGGGAACATCTGTTTCTTCATCCCGGATGAAAGACAATAACGGATCGATATAAGTGCGCCGTCCCGACATCATCCACGAGCCTTTTGGCGTTGGGCCTTCAAGTGTCAAACGCGCGGCAATAAGGCTTATCCCTCCGCTGGCGTCAAATCCCTTGCGATTGCCGTCCTTATTGTGTACGTCGAGCACCGACCCCAAACGACCGCCGTATTTCGCGGGATAAGCCCCTTTGTGTAAACTCATATCCCGAATGGCATCGGGGTTAAAAGTAGAAAAAAAGCCAAACGCGTGCGATGGATTGTAAAGCGGCATCTGGTCCAATAAAATCAAGGTTTGATCCGGGCCGCCACCGCGAATATAAAGCCCCGAACTGATATCTGACGCGGCCTGAATACCCGGCAACAGATGTAGCGAGCGCAAAATATCCGCCTCGCCAATAGCTGGCATCTCGCGGATTTTTGACGTTTCTATCTCCACAAAACCCGGCTGAATGCGCTGCTCTTCCTCTTCCTGCTTGGCCTGCACCACGATCTCCTCCACGACTATTGGCTCGGGTTTGAGTTGCACATCGAGCCGCCTTGTTTCCCCCGCTCGAAAAGTCAGCGTATCCTGAAAACTGATATACCCGATATAAGAAATGGTCAACACATAGGGGATATCCTCAGGAACCCCTTGAATGGCGTAATATCCATTCACATTGCTCAACACACTAATGGGCCTGTCTTGCCCTTTTAGCACCACCGTCGCATAGGGCAGCGACTCGCCATTACTCTGATCCACAATAAACCCACTCAGCGTTGCCGCCTGCACAGACAACGGCAACAACAGCAACAACAGCAACAAATATTTCACCAAATTTATCCCTCCTTGCAGAATGCACGATAACAAAAAGCGCGAATAGACGAATAGACGAACGGCAATACACACTGATACTGACTTACATCATGTCAGCACATGCTTTGGGAGGATGGGCGGGGTTCGTTGATTCGTTGATTCGCTAGCGTGTCACCAGATACCCCTTTTTGTGGCAACAACCCCTTCTTCGCGCTCGGCAATTAACCGGATGCGCTCTTGAATACGCGCGAGAATTAACCGCAACCGATCTCTATCGGCATCTGACAGCCCATCATTGCGCCAGGGATCCTCGCTACTTCTTTTTTGCTTGGTCATCTGCACATTGATCTCTTGAGTAAAAAAATCCATCACAACCGAAATGCGCGTGCGCCTCGAAACATCGAAAAAAGTCTGACTCGCATAACTCGACTCATGTCGCCAGCCCGTCGTTACCACACCGGCCACGGGATCAACCGTTTCTACCGTATAGCCTTCTTCGTGCAAAATAGTCACGGCGGCATTGGCAAATGCCTCGGGTGAAATTTTTTCCACCGACCCTGAGATCGACACGGGATCGACTACATTGCAACCCAGCGAAAACCCCAACAAAAAAAGAATCGTAACGTATTTCATACTGTCCCCCCAGCTAAAAGTTCCAGATTATCCGGAAAACCTGCTCGTGTTGAAGGCAGACACCGCACTGCCCCCTAACTGCAACTTCTGTGCCAGATGGACTCAAACCAAAAGAAAAATTATAACATCATTATTTTTAATAC
Encoded here:
- a CDS encoding TonB-dependent receptor translates to MCIAVRLFVYSRFLLSCILQGGINLVKYLLLLLLLLPLSVQAATLSGFIVDQSNGESLPYATVVLKGQDRPISVLSNVNGYYAIQGVPEDIPYVLTISYIGYISFQDTLTFRAGETRRLDVQLKPEPIVVEEIVVQAKQEEEEQRIQPGFVEIETSKIREMPAIGEADILRSLHLLPGIQAASDISSGLYIRGGGPDQTLILLDQMPLYNPSHAFGFFSTFNPDAIRDMSLHKGAYPAKYGGRLGSVLDVHNKDGNRKGFDASGGISLIAARLTLEGPTPKGSWMMSGRRTYIDPLLSFIRDEETDVPTYYFYDLNAKLNQDFSDNDKVQISGYFGRDNLTFDVDEDSYFGIRWGNTAFLGKWTHVFSPALFGNFVVAGSNYASKIELNILDTPILLSNGISDFTIKGDVDWFAARDHAISGGFLATHYDFEFYQEFNRSSQFDLRLTPNLLSAYVQDHWQPGSATDIRLGMRSSYFSAGDRFHVEPRFSMSYRRGNWRWKAAGGSFHQYLQLVTTELFSGGDYWVPLDESVEPGRSWQSVVGVEWEPSERYQATVEAYYTDMANLIVLDNRIAADIDATNVEDTFVSGGTGYATGVEVFLQRRTGRLTGWIGYTLGWTRRTFSELNQGKAFPPKYDRRHDVSFVTNYRLGRWSLGANYIYGTGQAFTPASARYSLRSPAVPHRQIENLVLPSDRNSARLLPYQRLDLNVKMRFRAFEVNGEFYVQVFNVFNRRNEWFVIFDEFDPDVVKMLPIVPTLGINFNF